The Amyelois transitella isolate CPQ chromosome Z, ilAmyTran1.1, whole genome shotgun sequence genome contains a region encoding:
- the LOC132901769 gene encoding uncharacterized protein LOC132901769, translating to MNGPGAPGEETGTKLGIVQINLQRSKIATAELLKVAEEKGIAIALVQEPYTGSSGRVKQYPGTRVIQCSSNISSRNPVKAAIYVFGDQFRITHDPQLVSETESAAVLESGSFRLGVVSVYFDGTADIGPYIARTKAVCESLNTPNVLLAGDVNAWSHWWGSESENERGTEYCAFINEMEYHILNTGNTPTFEVWRRDVLCTSIVDVTACSPSLLGKIRNWKVDRALITSDHNAITCTLELGVRLQHAAAPTTRVYNTKKANWSAFDETLLSLLAERNITPAGVEEVVCGEEMDILTDAYTTAIREACESSIPKIGKKRRGSPFPWWTEEIEQLKRDLVRKKKRIKNAAPHRKEHVLQEYNEAKALYAKQSAEAQTRSWKEFCTKQEKESMWDGIYRVLRKTSGRKEELLLRGPDGKTLDPKQSAVLLANTFYPDDTVETDTPHHTQLRKIVQETPQERLGELKEDDPPFTEAELEAVLQEQNPKKAPGPDGFTSDICARAIRCSRDVFMAIANKCLAISYFPKQWKIAHVVILNKPGKEDYTSPKSYRPIGLLSVLGKTLEKLFVRRLQWHLLPTLNPRQYGFLPQRGTEDALYDLIGHVNAEKEAGRSVLIVSLDIEGAFDNAWWPALMNQLRLRRCPKNLYLMVDSYLKDRKIVVNYAGETSERDTTKGCVQGSIGGPTFWNIILDPLLHRLSSEEVYCQAFADDGVLVFSGKTVEGMEDRVNRVLEMTVEWGKENKLNFAAHKTQVMLLTKKLKYTPPHITMSGTTLTLVDEIKLLGLTIDRWLNFNTHVRNICTKAASIYKQLTCAARVTWGLNTEIIRTLYVAVIEPIVTYGACAWAKASENITNRKALDTLQRGFAQRICKAYRTTSLPAALILAGILPLDLRIQEVASLYEAKKGLSVDFLPPHRKLEEIVKAKDLPHPASQIELEYTLLEDMTDATQTALQITGPQVYTDGSKMEGKVGAALTWWESGKEIHSQVFSLDPTCTVFQSELYALHRAVSRALESEEEAINILSDSRSSLELLCSTRLTHPLAKAIRESIAVIRSRGRRVRLFWLRAHVGTAGNERADELAKEGASKENLSPDYAEVPLSYVRRKIREESIARWQDRFDTASQGAVTRTFFPDVSKAYSFVRGTNLNHLHVQILTGHGGFGEYLHRFKLKDSPGCECDPNVSESVWHIILDCPRFQTARYNLECVCNQKLGREVLSDLLHNKSTKDHFLKYIEEVAAIATKRNKATAGEAQPSSNTQTQTQTQTTHTQGQQCSFGSEDLLPNLLHSAEAGKPRLRVRGVAMFMNNNSERVGVAFCNDRAKTNVYISPGLGLLLNGSTSKTTMRRKIYDALPTVSVGGQRCRIVRRKNKTIALFATDDNSTAFQKVCSVLKDIGNWRTGDTHTPKVLSVDVMAVSHHTGETRDHLGALTASQHHEVVVYENRGQDLGFLLRRGQGESEAAANRGGLPSQSRDSSGSERLQQALEEESRQSKRIVTDQDEDRKKSTVTSLLNRMAQAIAGPVGEKMSKLRRTVLQETAVAKFTTPSTSRQEVTQTTQRTRADMGLVTPPWLKPANDQLAHMENALREFIAITVATRKVNEDICSAILRTYKRGNIKSLEVKLEEAEAAVYDLDAQRVIHGKAWGEYMAAYCATEGFIELEKSQPEEEGHIRAINPPKDPKVVVAKCTRVMLEDRILEMAKTIFGDLTEGNRLECLAVPTFTWVNGVPGCGKTTWVVANVNIESDLIVTATREAVKDLRDKLTPKIGEERAKQRVRTMASLLVNGMKKGETCNRLVVDEALMNHFGSIVMAIKIAGASETMLIGDQNQLPYIDRHNLFLLKYCRPHKITSVTKELLCTYRNPQDVAYALGEIYSGIYSAKNLTRSLKLKEYGGAVIPKLNDTLYLTHTQAEKELLIGQGYGTNSGSCTLTIHEAQGRTFETVVIVRTTSKKSNLLMSVPHAVVAISRHTKTCVYYVDNTKNDAVARFIQRAERATDASIRDYNLKMAIWNGDDVTRDSILAFEAGLEEA from the coding sequence ATGAATGGACCTGGCGCTCCCGGAGAGGAGACAGGGACGAAGCTGGGAATTGTACAAATCAATCTCCAGCGCTCCAAGATAGCCACAGCCGAGCTACTCAAAGTAGCAGAGGAAAAGGGAATCGCTATCGCTTTGGTGCAGGAACCGTACACCGGATCCAGCGGCAGAGTGAAGCAGTACCCCGGCACTAGAGTAATCCAGTGCTCCTCGAACATCAGCAGCCGAAACCCGGTAAAAGCAGCGATATACGTATTCGGGGACCAGTTTAGGATCACACATGATCCACAGCTGGTGTCCGAGACGGAGTCCGCAGCGGTACTGGAATCAGGCAGCTTCAGGCTTGGAGTAGTCTCAGTATACTTCGACGGGACAGCCGATATAGGTCCTTACATTGCGCGAACCAAGGCAGTATGCGAATCGCTCAACACGCCTAACGTATTACTGGCGGGAGATGTAAACGCCTGGAGTCACTGGTGGGGCAGCGAATCCGAGAACGAGAGAGGGACGGAATACTGCGCTTTTATCAACGAAATGGAATACCACATCCTCAACACCGGAAACACTCCGACCTTCGAAGTCTGGCGAAGAGACGTGCTATGCACCAGCATAGTAGACGTGACAGCGTGCAGCCCTTCACTGCTGGGAAAGATCAGGAATTGGAAAGTCGACAGAGCGCTGATCACATCAGACCATAACGCCATCACGTGCACACTGGAGCTAGGAGTGCGGCTGCAACATGCGGCAGCCCCTACTACCAGAGTATACAACACCAAAAAGGCGAACTGGTCGGCGTTCGACGAGACACTCCTGTCTTTACTAGCGGAGAGGAACATCACGCCCGCCGGAGTAGAAGAGGTAGTGTGTGGAGAGGAAATGGATATCCTGACAGATGCCTACACAACAGCAATTCGGGAAGCGTGCGAAAGCTCGATACCGAAGATAGGCAAAAAGCGCAGAGGTTCCCCCTTCCCTTGGTGGACGGAAGAGATTGAACAGCTCAAAAGGGATCTCGTTCGTAAGAAGAAGAGGATCAAGAACGCTGCTCCCCACCGGAAGGAACACGTGCTGCAAGAGTACAATGAGGCCAAGGCGTTATACGCCAAGCAATCTGCCGAGGCCCAAACTCGGAGTTGGAAGGAATTCTGTACGAAGCAGGAGAAAGAGAGCATGTGGGACGGAATCTACCGTGTCCTCAGGAAAACATCAGGTAGAAAAGAGGAGCTACTGCTTAGAGGACCGGATGGAAAGACTTTGGATCCCAAGCAGTCGGCAGTGCTACTAGCGAACACTTTCTACCCTGACGACACGGTGGAAACCGACACCCCGCACCACACTCAACTCCGGAAAATTGTACAAGAAACACCTCAAGAGAGGTTGGGAGAATTGAAAGAGGATGACCCGCCATTCACCGAAGCCGAACTGGAGGCCGTGCTGCAAGAGCAGAACCCCAAGAAGGCACCGGGACCGGACGGATTCACCTCGGACATCTGCGCCAGAGCGATCCGCTGCTCACGGGATGTGTTCATGGCGATAGCCAACAAGTGCTTAGCCATCTCCTACTTCCCCAAACAGTGGAAAATCGCACATGTAGTCATTCTCAACAAACCGGGCAAAGAAGATTACACCAGCCCGAAGTCCTATCGCCCTATAGGCCTGTTATCAGTGCTAGGGAAAACGTTAGAGAAGCTTTTTGTGAGAAGACTACAGTGGCACCTACTCCCAACCCTCAATCCAAGGCAGTACGGTTTCTTGCCGCAACGCGGAACAGAGGACGCTCTCTATGACCTGATCGGGCACGTCAATGCGGAAAAGGAAGCGGGGAGATCCGTGTTGATCGTGTCACTGGACATAGAGGGGGCCTTCGACAACGCGTGGTGGCCGGCTCTAATGAACCAGCTGAGGCTCAGACGCTGCCCCAAAAACTTATACCTGATGGTGGACTCATACCTCAAGGACAGAAAGATAGTCGTCAACTATGCGGGAGAAACCAGCGAAAGGGATACCACGAAAGGATGTGTTCAAGGCTCCATCGGGGGCCCCACCTTCTGGAACATTATCTTGGATCCCCTCTTGCATAGGCTATCGTCAGAGGAAGTTTACTGCCAGGCGTTCGCAGACGATGGAGTTCTGGTGTTCTCCGGTAAGACCGTAGAGGGAATGGAGGATCGCGTCAACAGAGTATTGGAGATGACGGTAGAGTGGGGGAAGGAAAACAAGCTGAACTTCGCAGCACACAAGACGCAAGTCATGTTGCTGACAAAAAAACTGAAGTACACCCCCCCCCATATCACCATGTCCGGAACGACTCTGACTCTGGTCGACGAGATTAAACTCCTAGGACTCACCATAGACAGGTGGCTCAACTTCAACACTCACGTGCGAAACATCTGCACAAAAGCGGCCAGCATCTACAAACAACTGACATGCGCCGCGAGAGTCACCTGGGGACTGAACACAGAAATCATCAGAACCCTGTACGTTGCAGTGATAGAACCTATCGTAACGTATGGGGCCTGCGCATGGGCAAAAGCGTCTGAGAACATCACAAACAGAAAAGCGCTAGACACACTCCAGAGGGGTTTCGCGCAAAGGATCTGCAAGGCATACAGAACAACGTCACTGCCGGCAGCGTTAATCCTAGCGGGAATCCTACCGCTCGATCTCAGAATCCAGGAAGTTGCGTCCCTATACGAGGCGAAGAAAGGGCTCTCCGTCGATTTCCTACCACCGCATCGTAAACTCGAGGAGATTGTTAAAGCCAAAGATTTACCACACCCGGCTTCTCAAATCGAACTAGAGTACACTCTACTCGAGGATATGACAGATGCCACCCAAACTGCCCTTCAGATTACTGGCCCACAGGTGTATACCGACGGGAGTAAAATGGAGGGCAAGGTGGGAGCGGCACTAACGTGGTGGGAAAGTGGGAAGGAGATACACAGCCAAGTCTTCAGCCTGGACCCCACGTGTACCGTGTTCCAATCTGAATTGTATGCACTCCACAGGGCGGTGTCCAGAGCGCTGGAGAGCGAAGAGGAAGCGATCAACATCCTTAGCGACTCAAGATCGTCGTTGGAATTGTTGTGCAGTACTCGGCTCACCCATCCTCTGGCAAAGGCTATCAGAGAGAGCATAGCAGTAATACGGTCGCGAGGGAGAAGGGTTCGCCTGTTCTGGCTCAGAGCCCACGTGGGCACGGCAGGAAACGAAAGGGCGGACGAGCTTGCCAAAGAGGGAGCCTCGAAAGAGAATCTCTCTCCCGATTACGCAGAAGTCCCGCTGTCATACGTCAGAAGAAAGATCAGGGAGGAATCTATTGCCAGATGGCAAGACAGATTCGATACTGCCTCCCAAGGTGCGGTAACGAGAACGTTCTTCCCCGATGTAAGTAAAGCTTACAGCTTCGTGCGAGGAACGAATCTAAACCACCTGCACGTTCAAATTCTGACGGGTCACGGCGGCTTCGGAGAATACTTGCACCGGTTCAAGTTGAAAGACAGTCCCGGATGCGAGTGCGACCCGAACGTCAGCGAATCGGTATGGCACATAATACTCGACTGCCCCAGGTTTCAAACTGCCCGTTACAACCTGGAGTGTGTCTGCAACCAAAAGTTGGGAAGGGAAGTGCTGAGCGATCTGCTCCATAACAAAAGCACAAAGGACCACTTCCTCAAATACATCGAGGAAGTCGCAGCAATCGCAACAAAGCGCAACAAGGCCACGGCTGGCGAGGCGCAACCCTCCTCGAacacacaaacacaaacacaaacacaaaCCACACACACACAAGGGCAGCAGTGCTCATTTGGCAGCGAAGACCTATTGCCAAATCTCTTGCACTCAGCCGAGGCCGGCAAGCCCAGGCTCAGGGTCCGAGGAGTTGCCATGTTCATGAACAACAACTCGGAACGAGTGGGAGTGGCCTTCTGCAACGACAGGGCGAAGACAAACGTCTACATCTCACCGGGACTCGGTCTCCTATTGAACGGAAGCACAAGCAAAACTACCATGCGTCGTAAAATCTACGACGCCTTACCAACGGTATCAGTGGGGGGTCAGCGGTGTCGGATAGTGCGGAGGAAGAACAAAACCATCGCACTGTTCGCCACTGACGACAACTCCACAGCCTTCCAGAAGGTATGCAGCGTGCTGAAGGACATAGGGAACTGGAGAACGGGAGATACTCACACTCCTAAAGTGCTAAGCGTGGACGTCATGGCAGTGTCTCACCACACGGGCGAAACCCGGGACCACCTGGGTGCCCTTACAGCCTCGCAACACCACGAGGTAGTGGTATACGAAAACAGAGGTCAAGATCTCggttttcttttgagacgcGGACAGGGCGAAAGCGAGGCCGCTGCGAATCGCGGGGGACTTCCGAGTCAATCTCGGGACTCCAGCGGATCGGAGAGGCTGCAACAAGCGCTCGAGGAGGAGAGTCGCCAGTCGAAGCGGATAGTCACCGACCAGGACGAAGATAGGAAGAAGTCCACGGTCACCTCGCTCCTAAACCGAATGGCCCAGGCGATCGCAGGCCCAGTGGGAGAGAAAATGAGCAAACTCAGAAGAACGGTACTACAGGAAACGGCAGTGGCAAAATTCACAACCCCATCGACGTCCCGCCAAGAGGTTACGCAGACCACCCAGCGAACCAGAGCGGACATGGGACTTGTGACCCCCCCCTGGCTGAAGCCGGCGAACGATCAGCTGGCCCATATGGAGAACGCTCTACGAGAGTTCATAGCGATAACGGTTGCCACGCGCAAAGTCAATGAAGATATCTGCAGTGCAATATTGCGGACTTACAAGCGTGGCAACATAAAATCGCTCGAAGTGAAGCTAGAGGAAGCGGAGGCTGCAGTTTACGACCTCGACGCACAACGTGTGATACACGGGAAGGCGTGGGGGGAGTACATGGCGGCATACTGCGCAACCGAGGGCTTCATAGAACTCGAAAAGAGCCAGCCGGAAGAGGAGGGCCACATTCGGGCCATAAATCCTCCAAAAGACCCGAAGGTTGTGGTCGCCAAGTGCACCAGAGTAATGCTGGAAGACAGAATCCTCGAAATGGCTAAAACCATCTTCGGGGACCTGACAGAAGGCAACAGGCTGGAATGCTTGGCGGTACCAACATTCACATGGGTGAACGGAGTGCCCGGATGTGGAAAAACCACATGGGTAGTCGCTAATGTCAACATAGAAAGCGACCTCATCGTGACCGCCACAAGGGAAGCAGTCAAAGATCTCAGGGACAAACTGACACCGAAGATCGGGGAAGAACGAGCTAAACAGCGAGTTCGAACCATGGCTTCACTATTAGTGAACGGAATGAAGAAGGGTGAAACGTGCAACCGCCTCGTGGTAGACGAAGCCCTAATGAATCATTTCGGATCTATAGTAATGGCCATCAAGATCGCAGGAGCCAGCGAGACCATGCTGATCGGAGACCAAAACCAGCTTCCCTATATCGACCGACACAACCTGTTTCTTCTGAAATACTGCAGACCCCACAAAATCACGTCTGTCACGAAAGAATTGTTGTGTACGTACAGAAACCCGCAAGACGTGGCATATGCCCTAGGAGAAATCTATAGCGGCATCTACTCGGCCAAAAATCTCACGCGCTCCCTGAAGCTGAAGGAGTATGGAGGGGCTGTTATCCCGAAGTTGAATGATACATTGTATCTTACCCACACCCAGGCTGAGAAGGAACTCCTAATTGGCCAGGGATACGGAACCAACTCGGGCTCTTGCACCCTTACTATACATGAAGCACAAGGTCGAACGTTCGAGACAGTGGTGATTGTACGTACAACATCAAAAAAATCCAATCTGCTTATGAGCGTCCCGCACGCGGTGGTTGCGATCTCCAGACACACGAAGACCTGTGTGTACTACGTGGATAACACAAAGAACGACGCAGTAGCTCGTTTTATCCAACGTGCAGAGAGAGCAACCGACGCTTCCATCAGGGACTACAACCTCAAAATGGCGATCTGGAACGGTGACGACGTAACGAGGGACAGTATACTCGCTTTCGAAGCGGGGCTGGAGGAAGCCTAA